A genome region from Streptomyces sp. SAI-135 includes the following:
- a CDS encoding NAD(P)/FAD-dependent oxidoreductase: MTVQADKRALGFDPDALREKYRIERDKRLRADGSRQYQALEGELAHFIDDPYTPRIERKPVSDHVDVAVIGGGFGGLLLGARLRDLGYEDIRLVEQGGDFGGTWYWNRYPGAACDTEAYIYLPLLEETGYIPTEKYVKAPEILEHCRRIARHYRLYDNALLQTRVSGVTWNEDAGHWVIETDRGDVFTARYVCMTAGAMQKPKLPGVPGIESFRGHTFHTTRWDYDYTGGDSSGGLEGLADKKVAIVGTGATAIQAVPHLGASAGHLYVVQRTPSAVSPRNNRPTDPAWAASLPHGWQRERMDNFSTFVAGGDAETDLVNDGWTAIYRLRTLSGGVLDEIDDFTKMEEIRARVSATVRDPATAESLKPWFRALCKRPCFNDDYLKTFNRPNVTLLDTDGQGIERVTPTGIVVNGTEYDVDCLVFASGFQVGAPFATRLGYDVVGRGGRKLSEKFSTGISTLYGMQTNGFPNFFIIALNQVGVSSNFAHVLDVQSRHVSQVIHEVDRRGARAVDVAVADEEAWVQTVFESSRANLEFLESCTPGYYNNEGQPNATAARRNGAYGPGIVAFDHLISAWRAEGTWQGLIFEPTRSS; the protein is encoded by the coding sequence GTGACAGTTCAGGCAGACAAGCGGGCACTCGGGTTCGACCCCGACGCGCTGCGCGAGAAGTACCGGATCGAGCGCGACAAACGGCTTCGTGCGGACGGCTCACGCCAGTACCAGGCGCTCGAGGGGGAACTCGCGCACTTCATCGACGACCCCTACACACCCAGGATCGAGCGCAAGCCGGTATCCGACCACGTCGACGTCGCGGTGATCGGCGGGGGATTCGGAGGACTCCTTCTCGGCGCGCGTCTGCGCGACCTGGGTTACGAGGACATCCGGCTCGTCGAGCAGGGCGGTGACTTCGGGGGCACGTGGTACTGGAACCGCTACCCCGGCGCCGCGTGCGACACCGAGGCCTACATCTACCTCCCGCTGCTGGAGGAGACGGGCTACATACCCACCGAGAAATATGTGAAGGCACCCGAGATCCTCGAGCATTGCCGACGGATCGCCCGGCACTACCGTCTCTACGACAACGCCCTGCTCCAGACCCGGGTCTCGGGCGTGACGTGGAACGAGGACGCCGGACACTGGGTCATCGAGACCGACCGCGGCGACGTGTTCACCGCCCGGTACGTCTGCATGACCGCCGGCGCGATGCAGAAGCCGAAGCTGCCGGGAGTACCTGGCATCGAGTCCTTCCGAGGGCACACGTTTCACACGACCCGCTGGGACTATGACTACACCGGGGGCGACAGCTCCGGCGGACTCGAAGGGCTCGCGGACAAGAAGGTCGCGATCGTCGGAACGGGAGCGACGGCCATCCAAGCCGTGCCCCACTTGGGCGCAAGCGCCGGACACCTGTACGTCGTCCAGCGCACGCCGTCGGCGGTCAGCCCGCGCAACAACCGGCCGACCGATCCGGCCTGGGCCGCATCGCTCCCGCACGGCTGGCAGCGCGAACGGATGGACAACTTCTCGACCTTCGTGGCCGGTGGCGACGCGGAGACCGACCTCGTCAACGACGGCTGGACCGCCATCTACCGCCTGCGCACGCTCAGTGGTGGCGTCCTGGACGAGATCGACGATTTCACCAAGATGGAGGAGATCCGCGCCCGAGTGTCCGCCACTGTGCGCGACCCGGCCACGGCGGAGAGCCTGAAGCCCTGGTTCCGCGCGCTGTGCAAGCGGCCCTGCTTCAACGACGACTACCTGAAGACCTTCAACCGTCCCAACGTCACCCTGCTCGACACCGACGGACAGGGCATCGAGCGCGTCACACCGACCGGCATCGTCGTCAACGGCACCGAATACGACGTCGACTGCCTCGTCTTCGCCAGCGGGTTCCAGGTGGGAGCGCCGTTCGCGACCAGGCTCGGTTACGACGTGGTCGGCCGTGGCGGCCGCAAGCTCAGCGAGAAGTTCTCGACCGGTATCTCGACCCTCTACGGCATGCAGACCAACGGCTTCCCGAACTTCTTCATCATCGCGCTCAACCAGGTGGGCGTCAGCTCGAACTTCGCGCACGTCCTCGACGTCCAGAGCCGGCACGTCAGCCAGGTCATCCACGAGGTCGACCGCAGGGGCGCCCGCGCGGTCGACGTCGCCGTCGCGGACGAGGAGGCCTGGGTGCAGACGGTCTTCGAATCTTCGCGCGCCAACCTCGAATTCCTCGAATCGTGCACCCCGGGCTACTACAACAACGAGGGGCAGCCCAACGCGACCGCCGCGCGGCGCAACGGAGCCTACGGACCCGGCATCGTCGCCTTCGATCACCTCATCAGCGCCTGGCGCGCCGAAGGAACATGGCAGGGACTGATCTTCGAACCCACCAGGAGCAGCTGA
- a CDS encoding alpha/beta fold hydrolase: protein MIMGMGTQLNGWDMGFCDQLVDSGFYVIRFDNRDVGLSERIEGTPDLAAIRRGDLSTLPYTLKDMAADSVGLLDALGIDRAHILGASMGGMVAQLMAIHWPERVRSLCLIMSSTGDRSVGQADPATMALMRRPAPATREGVVEAAVERSRALAGGGFPFDEDAARTRAAAAYDRAHDPAGRIRQQAASIASADRTPELRGLRVPTVAIHGTDDRLVDISGGRAIADAVPGAWLEAVDGMGHGIVPEAWPQIIAAICRNAARPTASPGDVR from the coding sequence ATGATCATGGGAATGGGTACCCAGCTGAACGGCTGGGACATGGGCTTCTGCGACCAGTTGGTCGACTCGGGTTTCTACGTGATCCGCTTCGACAACCGCGACGTCGGTCTGTCGGAACGCATCGAGGGCACCCCTGACCTGGCCGCGATCCGACGCGGCGATCTCAGCACCCTGCCCTACACCCTCAAGGACATGGCGGCCGACAGCGTCGGACTCCTCGACGCATTGGGCATCGATCGCGCCCACATCCTCGGTGCCTCGATGGGAGGAATGGTCGCTCAGCTCATGGCGATCCACTGGCCCGAGCGAGTTCGCTCCCTCTGCTTGATCATGTCGAGCACCGGCGACCGATCGGTCGGCCAGGCGGACCCCGCCACCATGGCATTGATGCGCCGGCCCGCTCCGGCGACCAGGGAGGGAGTCGTCGAGGCGGCCGTGGAGCGTTCGCGCGCGCTGGCCGGAGGAGGCTTCCCGTTCGACGAGGACGCGGCACGAACCCGTGCGGCCGCGGCGTACGACCGCGCACACGACCCGGCCGGCCGGATCCGTCAGCAGGCGGCCTCGATCGCCTCGGCGGACCGGACGCCCGAGCTCCGCGGTCTGCGCGTGCCGACCGTCGCCATCCATGGCACGGACGACCGTCTGGTCGACATCAGTGGCGGCCGGGCCATTGCGGACGCCGTGCCGGGCGCCTGGCTCGAGGCCGTCGACGGCATGGGCCACGGCATCGTGCCCGAAGCCTGGCCCCAGATCATCGCAGCGATATGCCGCAACGCGGCCCGCCCCACAGCCTCCCCAGGAGACGTCAGGTGA
- a CDS encoding 3-phenylpropionate/cinnamic acid dioxygenase subunit beta → MATAHLETTIAPEKIAAMYLQYEVEQFYTHEAALLDHQRFEEWVDLFTDDTAYFMPIRRTVPRRNLSREFTRPGEMAFFDDDKATLVGRVQKLGTGTAWAEDPPSRTRHLVTNVRIIEDLGTELTVETCFHLYRTRLKSEIDEWIGRREDVLRRTEEGFRIARRDIYLDQTVLLSQNLSNFF, encoded by the coding sequence ATGGCAACTGCGCATCTGGAGACGACCATCGCGCCGGAGAAGATCGCGGCGATGTACCTGCAGTACGAGGTCGAGCAGTTCTACACCCACGAGGCCGCCCTGCTGGACCACCAGCGGTTCGAGGAGTGGGTCGACCTGTTCACCGACGACACGGCGTACTTCATGCCGATCCGCCGGACCGTGCCGCGCCGCAACCTCTCCCGGGAGTTCACGCGGCCCGGCGAGATGGCGTTCTTCGACGACGACAAGGCCACCCTCGTCGGCCGGGTGCAGAAGCTCGGCACCGGCACGGCCTGGGCCGAGGATCCGCCGTCACGGACCCGTCACCTCGTGACCAACGTCCGCATCATCGAGGACCTGGGCACCGAGCTGACCGTCGAGACCTGCTTCCACCTGTACCGGACGCGGCTGAAGTCGGAGATCGACGAGTGGATCGGACGCCGCGAGGACGTGCTCCGGCGCACCGAGGAGGGGTTCCGGATCGCACGGCGCGACATCTACCTCGACCAGACCGTCCTGCTGTCGCAGAACCTCAGCAACTTCTTCTGA
- a CDS encoding Rieske 2Fe-2S domain-containing protein, whose translation MTIEAPGTTAYLDSLVNVATGELDRRIFSDEEIFELEMQHIFGRAWLFLCHETQIPKKGDFFEAPMGKDNVLVVRQRDRSIKALLNTCTHRGNAVCRAEEGNVRNFMCTYHGWTFGLDGELVGVPGMSDFYRDELDRTKHPLRKVAQLDNYKGFIFATMDPQAPPLLEFLGRTGRIAIDLLAERGDIEARPGVQKFTLNCNWKFTADNAFDYYHPQITHISAQAVGMIPSADVNDTGGAKTDEGKALGVQRLPTDLDTLVALGEYGHAISGPSLDSMLRTLPPEMHELVTWRQNPGPLAALGPVGSRFAGHPHLFPTAWFTMDAQISLRVPRSAGVTEVWWFSFKDRNESPEEQKAQLGRQIHSFGPAGFLEQEDGENWSQSTAQTRGGASRDIPQLLKMGLGRGKIIHEDGVARIEAPVNEHAQLWTYLSWLAWVKGTSWDELRSATTPGDYI comes from the coding sequence ATGACCATCGAGGCGCCTGGAACCACCGCCTACCTCGATTCGCTCGTCAACGTGGCGACCGGGGAGCTGGACCGCAGGATCTTCAGTGACGAGGAGATCTTCGAGCTGGAGATGCAGCACATCTTCGGGCGGGCCTGGCTCTTCCTGTGCCATGAGACGCAGATCCCGAAGAAGGGTGACTTCTTCGAGGCTCCCATGGGCAAGGACAACGTCCTCGTGGTCCGCCAGCGCGACCGCAGCATCAAGGCGCTGCTCAACACCTGCACTCACCGCGGCAACGCGGTCTGCCGGGCCGAGGAGGGCAACGTCCGGAACTTCATGTGCACCTACCACGGCTGGACGTTCGGCCTGGACGGCGAACTCGTCGGGGTGCCTGGAATGTCGGACTTCTATCGGGATGAGCTGGACAGGACGAAGCACCCCCTGCGCAAGGTGGCCCAGCTCGACAACTACAAGGGGTTCATCTTCGCGACCATGGACCCGCAGGCACCGCCGCTGCTGGAGTTCCTCGGACGCACCGGGCGCATCGCCATCGACCTGCTGGCAGAGCGCGGTGACATCGAGGCCCGCCCGGGCGTGCAGAAGTTCACGCTCAACTGCAACTGGAAGTTCACCGCGGACAACGCCTTCGACTACTACCACCCGCAGATCACCCATATCTCGGCGCAGGCCGTCGGGATGATCCCCAGTGCCGACGTGAACGACACCGGCGGTGCCAAGACCGACGAAGGCAAGGCCCTCGGTGTGCAGCGGCTTCCCACGGACCTCGACACACTGGTCGCGCTCGGCGAGTACGGGCACGCGATCTCGGGTCCGAGCCTGGACTCGATGCTGAGGACCCTGCCTCCCGAGATGCACGAGCTCGTCACCTGGCGCCAGAACCCCGGTCCGCTCGCGGCCCTCGGCCCGGTCGGGTCCCGGTTCGCCGGCCACCCGCATCTCTTCCCGACCGCCTGGTTCACGATGGACGCACAGATCAGCCTCCGGGTGCCGCGCAGCGCGGGCGTCACCGAGGTGTGGTGGTTCAGCTTCAAGGACCGCAACGAGTCGCCCGAGGAGCAGAAGGCGCAACTCGGCCGTCAGATCCATTCGTTCGGACCGGCGGGCTTCCTGGAACAGGAAGACGGCGAGAACTGGTCGCAGAGCACGGCGCAGACCCGCGGCGGCGCCAGCCGCGACATCCCGCAGCTCCTGAAGATGGGCCTGGGACGCGGAAAGATCATCCACGAGGACGGCGTGGCCCGCATCGAGGCCCCCGTCAACGAGCACGCACAGCTGTGGACGTACCTGTCGTGGCTTGCGTGGGTCAAGGGCACCAGCTGGGACGAGCTGCGTTCGGCCACCACGCCCGGCGACTACATCTGA
- a CDS encoding VOC family protein — protein sequence MTRVEALGYLGLRVKSLEDWEIFATEILGMTASRQEIDGEAALVLRMDERAHRLTLRAGDDELDYVGWQVSGPDALDEVAAALDAAGVDYKDDARLADLRGVRRLLSCRDPAGYALEFHYGPSMLQEPFISPTGARFVTTTPDGADTGLGHVVVVSDNVEETIEFYRRVLGFKVSDHIIPVPGMLLTFLHTNARHHSLAVAPIYGDGPAGINHFMVEVDDLDVVGRALDKVQQRKIRQLATLGRHTNDKMLSFYVQSPSGFGVEYGTDGLLIDEKTWSVVTYDASAYWGHIFDPV from the coding sequence ATGACGAGAGTCGAGGCACTCGGCTACCTGGGCCTCCGGGTGAAGAGCCTGGAGGACTGGGAGATTTTCGCGACCGAAATTCTCGGGATGACAGCATCTCGTCAGGAGATCGACGGTGAGGCCGCACTCGTCCTGCGCATGGACGAGCGTGCTCATCGCCTCACACTGCGGGCCGGTGACGACGAACTCGACTACGTCGGCTGGCAGGTCTCCGGGCCTGACGCACTTGACGAGGTGGCAGCCGCACTCGATGCGGCCGGCGTCGACTACAAGGACGATGCGCGGCTCGCCGATCTGCGCGGCGTGCGCCGACTGCTGAGCTGCCGCGATCCCGCCGGCTACGCGCTGGAGTTCCACTACGGCCCGAGCATGCTGCAGGAGCCGTTCATCTCACCCACGGGTGCACGGTTCGTCACGACAACTCCCGACGGGGCGGACACGGGCCTGGGCCATGTCGTCGTGGTGAGCGACAACGTGGAGGAGACGATCGAGTTCTACCGGCGTGTCCTCGGCTTCAAGGTGAGCGACCACATCATCCCGGTGCCCGGGATGCTCCTGACCTTTCTGCACACCAATGCGCGGCACCACTCCCTCGCGGTGGCCCCGATCTACGGGGACGGACCGGCAGGGATCAATCACTTCATGGTGGAGGTCGACGACCTCGACGTCGTCGGTCGCGCCCTGGACAAGGTGCAGCAGCGCAAGATCCGGCAGCTCGCCACGCTGGGACGCCACACGAACGACAAGATGCTGTCCTTCTACGTGCAGTCCCCGTCCGGCTTCGGTGTCGAGTACGGCACTGACGGGCTGCTCATCGACGAAAAGACCTGGTCGGTCGTGACCTATGACGCCTCGGCGTACTGGGGTCACATCTTCGACCCTGTGTGA
- a CDS encoding IclR family transcriptional regulator translates to MDLQQAKNAGTDSSHDTSAGKALALLDALGGPRAVMGVSELAQVVCLPKATAHRLLAVLIESGYVRRSGDKYALSTRTFELGNQVAVARANGLRDRAMPVLTELYAQTRKTVHLAVPAGSSVLYVEKLFGPDSVRINTAVGMRRPQYATALGKTMLAFSDAPPGGSMQARYYRFTAFTITTHGLLERALGEVRDQGFATDFEETFLGVSCIAVPVLDRRTRKPVAALSLSTEATGRSVLRYKGAMLKAAEQLCGQVSKLVA, encoded by the coding sequence ATGGATCTCCAGCAGGCCAAGAACGCAGGGACCGACAGCAGCCACGACACCTCGGCAGGCAAGGCGCTCGCTCTCCTGGACGCACTGGGTGGACCTCGCGCCGTCATGGGTGTCTCAGAACTCGCTCAGGTCGTCTGCCTTCCCAAAGCGACCGCACACCGCCTCCTGGCAGTGCTCATCGAGAGCGGTTACGTACGACGGTCAGGCGACAAATACGCGCTGTCGACCCGGACGTTCGAGCTGGGGAACCAGGTCGCCGTCGCGCGTGCGAACGGCTTGCGGGATCGCGCAATGCCGGTGCTGACCGAGCTTTACGCGCAGACCCGCAAAACGGTGCATCTCGCTGTGCCCGCCGGATCGAGCGTGCTGTACGTCGAAAAGCTGTTCGGGCCGGACTCCGTCCGGATCAACACCGCGGTCGGTATGCGTCGACCGCAGTACGCGACGGCGCTCGGGAAGACGATGCTCGCGTTCTCCGATGCACCGCCCGGCGGCTCCATGCAAGCTCGCTACTACCGGTTCACCGCATTCACGATCACCACCCACGGCCTGCTGGAGCGGGCCCTCGGCGAGGTCCGCGACCAGGGTTTCGCCACCGACTTCGAGGAGACGTTCCTCGGCGTCTCGTGCATCGCCGTGCCGGTCCTCGACCGCAGGACCCGCAAACCCGTAGCGGCGTTGTCGCTGTCGACCGAAGCCACAGGCCGCTCCGTCCTGCGCTACAAGGGCGCGATGCTCAAGGCGGCCGAGCAACTGTGCGGCCAGGTCAGCAAATTGGTCGCCTGA
- a CDS encoding FAD-dependent oxidoreductase → MQHSAIVGASAAGVSAAIAMRSLGHDGRITIIDRDPHPPYERPPLSKLADRTLRPIIPPSRFTELDIELRLGSEVRGIDPVSRTLHLEADDSLKIDTLLLSTGVAARRLTVPGSDLAHVLVLRDASDAALLANRFSAGGPLVIIGAGFIGLEIAALAREHGLDVTVVEVGPRPLQTLDERIGTHLLDLHRNQGVRFVLGRTVQRLEGVDAVEKVVLDDGTRLSAATVVVGIGVEPRTELARAIGVRTDSQGIVVDAYGHTDVSWVYAAGDVASQPHPHLVTGPGRIEHWDVAMKHGTAVGATMAGHPTAFTETPYVWSDQFGRTFQMFGRPHTTDELVMRRDATSESYVGFWLRDEVVVAVCGFDRPRDVGAARRLIQLPVKTHRDALADDGLELRNLIKTITRGSSPRPDSVKGVTIT, encoded by the coding sequence ATGCAGCACAGCGCGATCGTGGGGGCCAGTGCCGCGGGCGTCTCTGCCGCGATCGCGATGCGCTCGCTGGGACATGACGGACGGATCACGATCATCGATCGCGACCCTCACCCACCGTACGAGCGCCCACCTTTGTCGAAGCTGGCGGACCGCACACTCCGTCCGATCATTCCCCCCAGCAGATTCACCGAACTCGACATCGAGCTCCGGCTCGGCTCGGAGGTCCGCGGCATCGATCCGGTCTCTCGCACGCTCCACCTCGAAGCCGACGACTCCCTGAAGATCGACACCCTCCTGCTGAGCACCGGAGTAGCGGCGCGGCGACTGACCGTCCCAGGCTCCGACCTGGCCCACGTTCTCGTACTGCGTGATGCGTCGGATGCCGCCCTGCTGGCGAACCGCTTCTCCGCCGGCGGCCCACTCGTGATCATCGGAGCGGGCTTCATCGGACTCGAGATAGCCGCCCTCGCCCGCGAACACGGGCTCGACGTCACCGTGGTCGAGGTCGGCCCCCGGCCCCTGCAAACGCTTGACGAGCGCATCGGCACCCATCTGCTCGACCTCCACCGGAACCAAGGAGTGCGGTTCGTCCTGGGTCGAACCGTGCAGCGGTTGGAGGGCGTGGACGCTGTCGAGAAGGTGGTTCTCGACGACGGCACCCGGCTCTCCGCGGCGACAGTCGTCGTCGGCATCGGGGTGGAACCGCGCACCGAACTGGCCCGCGCGATCGGCGTACGGACGGACAGCCAGGGCATCGTCGTCGACGCCTATGGACATACCGACGTGTCGTGGGTGTACGCAGCAGGAGACGTGGCGAGTCAGCCGCACCCGCACCTTGTCACCGGGCCGGGCCGCATCGAGCACTGGGACGTCGCCATGAAGCACGGCACCGCGGTGGGCGCCACCATGGCCGGGCATCCAACGGCGTTCACCGAGACGCCGTACGTCTGGTCCGATCAGTTCGGACGCACATTCCAGATGTTCGGACGTCCCCACACGACCGACGAACTGGTCATGCGGCGTGACGCGACGTCGGAGTCCTATGTGGGGTTCTGGCTCCGCGACGAAGTCGTCGTCGCCGTCTGCGGCTTCGACCGCCCTCGCGATGTCGGAGCAGCACGCCGACTCATTCAGCTCCCCGTCAAAACCCACCGCGACGCGCTGGCCGACGACGGGCTGGAACTCAGGAACCTGATCAAAACCATCACGCGCGGCTCAAGCCCGCGCCCCGACTCCGTGAAGGGTGTGACGATCACGTGA
- a CDS encoding bifunctional 3-phenylpropionate/cinnamic acid dioxygenase ferredoxin subunit — translation MTWTKACSTSDLDEGEGFQLKRERPIALFNVDDEYFAIDDTCTHDESSLADGYVEGDVVECAWHFAKFCIKTGAVLSLPATCPVSTYAVKVEGDDVFVDLPD, via the coding sequence GTGACGTGGACGAAAGCCTGCAGCACGTCCGACCTCGACGAGGGCGAGGGCTTCCAGCTCAAGCGGGAGCGCCCGATCGCCCTCTTCAACGTCGACGACGAATACTTCGCGATCGACGACACGTGCACACATGACGAATCGTCCCTGGCCGACGGATACGTGGAGGGGGACGTGGTCGAGTGCGCGTGGCACTTCGCCAAGTTCTGCATAAAAACCGGAGCCGTGCTCAGTCTCCCGGCAACCTGCCCGGTCAGTACCTATGCCGTCAAGGTCGAAGGCGATGACGTCTTCGTCGACCTTCCCGACTGA
- a CDS encoding alpha/beta hydrolase: MTTQTGSIPAPTYDSTKRIVRTPDYEIQINEAGEGHPVLLIHGTGPGATGWSNFAPNIGPLAQHFRVIAVTMPGWGESSRQNVESGFDQGEAVKQLMDALDIERAAIVGNSMGGGVGIIMTARWPERVSHLITMGSGVWGVNVLSPAGMTEGFKVLVETYQDPSPENFKRLVQVMCFDPTFATDELAEQRSQAALAHPDHLSDWLERAKVGLGQEAFMSAAQALHTSSVPALIIHGRDDRTVHWEISLRAMSMIQDSRMVMLNRCGHWAQLEHAAEFNRLVTEFVTNHH, encoded by the coding sequence ATGACGACCCAGACCGGTTCGATACCAGCGCCCACCTACGACAGCACGAAAAGGATCGTTCGTACTCCTGACTACGAGATCCAGATCAACGAAGCCGGTGAGGGCCACCCCGTCCTGCTGATCCACGGCACTGGCCCCGGTGCGACGGGATGGTCCAATTTCGCCCCGAACATCGGCCCTCTGGCACAGCACTTCCGGGTCATTGCGGTCACCATGCCGGGCTGGGGCGAGTCGAGCCGCCAGAACGTGGAGTCCGGCTTCGACCAGGGCGAGGCGGTCAAGCAGCTCATGGACGCCCTCGACATCGAGCGGGCGGCGATCGTGGGCAACTCGATGGGGGGCGGAGTCGGCATCATCATGACGGCACGCTGGCCGGAACGGGTGTCTCACCTGATCACGATGGGATCCGGGGTGTGGGGCGTGAACGTGCTGTCCCCGGCCGGAATGACCGAAGGGTTCAAGGTCCTCGTCGAGACCTACCAGGACCCGTCGCCGGAGAACTTCAAGCGGTTGGTCCAGGTGATGTGCTTCGACCCCACCTTCGCAACCGATGAGCTCGCTGAACAACGATCGCAGGCGGCACTGGCGCACCCTGATCACCTCAGCGACTGGCTCGAGCGTGCCAAGGTCGGCTTGGGTCAGGAAGCCTTCATGTCCGCGGCACAGGCTCTGCACACCTCCAGCGTGCCGGCACTCATCATCCACGGCCGCGATGACCGAACCGTTCACTGGGAAATCAGTCTCCGCGCGATGTCGATGATCCAGGACTCGCGGATGGTCATGTTGAACCGATGCGGCCACTGGGCACAGCTCGAGCACGCCGCGGAGTTCAACCGGCTCGTGACCGAGTTCGTCACCAACCACCACTGA
- the hcaB gene encoding 3-(cis-5,6-dihydroxycyclohexa-1,3-dien-1-yl)propanoate dehydrogenase, which translates to MRGLEGRVVLLTGGGSGVGRAIVDRFLDEGARIVVLERDPDKAAALEAIGSNDLSVVTGDVTSYADNERAVAAAVDTFGRLDVFIGNVGLWDFSRNLVDLSPTELETGFRELFGVNVLGYLLGARAAAAALRQSRGTVILTLSNASFYPQGGGVLYTATKHAGLGVVRQLAYELAPEIRVNGVAPGGMATNLSGPKSLGLDQRQIKDIPIQEYQEKYSALERVIEPADYVGTYVLLASSRDALTVTGTVFDISAVGTPHRVQ; encoded by the coding sequence GTGCGCGGACTTGAGGGACGTGTCGTCCTGCTCACCGGCGGCGGCTCCGGGGTCGGGCGAGCCATCGTGGACCGCTTCCTCGACGAGGGTGCGCGGATCGTGGTCCTCGAACGAGACCCTGACAAGGCCGCCGCGTTGGAGGCGATCGGCAGCAACGACCTCAGCGTCGTCACCGGCGACGTCACCTCGTACGCAGACAACGAGCGGGCCGTCGCTGCTGCCGTGGACACCTTCGGCCGGCTCGACGTATTCATAGGCAACGTCGGGTTGTGGGACTTCAGCCGCAATCTGGTGGACCTCTCGCCGACTGAGCTCGAAACCGGGTTCCGTGAACTTTTCGGCGTGAACGTGTTGGGCTACCTGCTGGGCGCGAGGGCAGCAGCGGCCGCACTCAGGCAGTCGCGCGGCACGGTCATCCTCACGCTGTCCAACGCGTCCTTCTATCCACAGGGCGGCGGCGTCCTCTACACCGCGACGAAGCATGCCGGACTCGGCGTTGTACGGCAGCTGGCCTACGAGCTGGCACCGGAGATCCGGGTGAACGGAGTCGCTCCGGGAGGAATGGCGACGAACCTGAGCGGACCGAAGTCGCTCGGCCTGGATCAGCGCCAGATCAAGGACATTCCGATCCAGGAGTACCAGGAGAAGTACTCAGCCCTGGAGAGGGTGATCGAACCGGCCGACTACGTGGGGACCTACGTCCTGCTGGCCTCGAGCCGTGACGCCCTCACCGTCACCGGAACGGTCTTCGACATCAGCGCGGTGGGTACGCCTCACCGCGTCCAATGA
- a CDS encoding zinc ribbon domain-containing protein, with protein MTPAATTGSVWAKDLSATRLYFQRCTWCGTAAYHRLLCPACRNTELRIELSEGTGTVRYSRTLLRRGPSARNESLIELTEGFVVRARVMGLSVGIPVGARVQLVTPKDVIRKMPLFRLLEA; from the coding sequence CTGACACCCGCCGCAACGACTGGTTCTGTGTGGGCAAAGGACCTGAGCGCGACAAGGCTGTACTTTCAGCGCTGCACCTGGTGCGGCACGGCCGCGTATCACCGTCTCCTGTGCCCGGCGTGCCGAAACACGGAGCTACGCATCGAACTGAGCGAGGGCACCGGCACGGTGCGGTACTCCCGGACGCTTCTGAGGCGCGGGCCTTCCGCACGCAACGAGTCTTTGATCGAGCTCACAGAAGGGTTCGTCGTGCGTGCCCGCGTCATGGGACTTTCGGTAGGCATCCCTGTCGGAGCGCGAGTGCAGTTGGTCACGCCCAAGGACGTGATCCGAAAGATGCCGCTCTTCCGTCTCCTTGAAGCCTAG